The Cervus elaphus chromosome 12, mCerEla1.1, whole genome shotgun sequence genome includes a region encoding these proteins:
- the GPR135 gene encoding G-protein coupled receptor 135, which translates to MEEQPPPPPVRPPVSTALSGSPHPGAPSPAGTPGGTSSAATAAAVLSFSTAAAAALGNRSDVSGADSTGAAAGGGLGGRGAAGAAGRPRLGPEAAPLLSHGAAVAAQALVLLLIFLLSSLGNCAVMGAIVKHRQLRTVTNAFILSLSLSDLLTALLCLPAAFLDLFTPPGGSAPAAAAAAGPWSGFCAASRFFSSCFGIVSTLSVALISLDRYCAIVRPPREKIGRRRALQLLAGAWLAALGFSLPWELLLAPGEAPAAAQSFHRCLYRTSPDPAQLGAAYSVGLVVACYLLPFLLMCFCHYHICKTVRLSDVRVRPLTTYARVLRFFSDVRTATTVLIMIVSIICCWGPYCFLVLLAAARRAQAAQSPSLLNVVAVWLTWANGAINPVIYAVRNPNISMLLGRNREEGYRTRNVDALLPNQGRALQAGSLNPLRNRYTNRLGACSTMSSSNPTGGVAGDMAMWARKNPVVLFCREGPPDPVTAAAKQSGAGDTSL; encoded by the coding sequence ATGGAggagcagccgccgccgccgccggtcCGCCCGCCAGTGAGCACGGCCTTATCGGGCAGCCCACACCCCGGCGCCCCCTCCCCGGCCGGCACGCCTGGCGGGACCTCCTCCGCGGCGACGGCGGCGGCCGTGCTTTCCTTCAGCACCGCGGCGGCCGCGGCGCTGGGGAACCGGAGCGACGTGAGCGGGGCCGACAGCACTGGCGCCGCGGCTGGCGGCGGCCTCGGCGGGcgcggggcggcgggggcggcggggaggcCGCGGCTGGGCCCCGAGGCGGCGCCGCTGCTGTCGCACGGGGCGGCGGTGGCGGCCCAGGCGCTGGTCCTCCTGCTCATCTTCCTGCTGTCTAGCCTGGGCAACTGCGCCGTGATGGGGGCCATCGTGAAGCACCGGCAGCTCCGCACTGTCACTAACGCCTTCATCCTGTCCCTGTCCCTGTCGGATCTGCTCACGGCGCTGCTCTGCCTGCCCGCCGCCTTCCTGGACCTCTTCACGCCGCCGGGCGGCTCGGcgcctgccgccgccgccgccgcggggcCCTGGAGCGGCTTCTGCGCGGCCAGCCGCTTCTTCAGCTCGTGCTTCGGCATCGTGTCCACGCTCAGCGTGGCCCTCATCTCTCTGGACCGCTACTGCGCCATCGTGCGGCCGCCGCGGGAGAAGATAGGGCGCCGCCGCGCGCTGCAGCTGCTGGCGGGCGCCTGGCTGGCGGCCCTGGGCTTCTCCTTGCCCTGGGAGCTGCTCCTCGCGCCCGGGGAGGCCCCGGCGGCGGCGCAGAGCTTCCACCGCTGCCTGTACCGGACGTCTCCGGACCCCGCGCAGCTGGGCGCGGCCTACAGCgtggggttggtggtggcctgttACCTGCTGCCCTTCCTACTCATGTGCTTCTGCCATTACCACATCTGCAAGACCGTGCGCCTGTCGGACGTGCGCGTGCGGCCCCTGACCACCTACGCGCGCGTGCTgcgcttcttcagcgacgtgcgCACGGCCACCACCGTGCTCATCATGATCGTCTCCATCATCTGCTGCTGGGGGCCCTACTGCTTCCTGGTGCTGCTGGCCGCCGCCCGGCGGGCCCAGGCCGCGCAGTCTCCCTCTCTCCTCAACGTGGTGGCCGTCTGGCTGACCTGGGCCAACGGGGCCATCAACCCTGTCATCTATGCCGTTCGCAACCCCAACATTTCGATGCTCCTAGGGCGCAACCGGGAAGAGGGTTACAGGACTAGGAACGTGGACGCTCTCCTGCCCAACCAGGGCCGGGCTCTGCAGGCTGGAAGCCTCAATCCCCTACGAAACCGCTATACCAACCGCCTGGGGGCCTGCAGCACGATGTCCTCTTCCAACCCGACCGGCGGGGTGGCAGGGGATATGGCCATGTGGGCTCGCAAAAATCCAGTTGTGCTTTTCTGTCGGGAGGGACCACCAGATCCTGTGACAGCAGCGGCTAAACAATCTGGAGCCGGGGATACCAGCCTCTAA